A window of Terriglobus sp. RCC_193 contains these coding sequences:
- a CDS encoding DUF6580 family putative transport protein: MAYLVLLIAILSRVLPRLLHITGGNVTTVGASLLFFGACLASGKRWHAAFAVVALAATDWWLTVFGYGYSFHLSGYLVTWLWYAAVILAASVALHRKHTWLGVGMSALASATSFFLLSNVVVFLRSGMYPHTVDGLIACYAAAVPFYQNDLISTLLFSGLFFLLPTTESIPGLVGTSFRRNAA, from the coding sequence ATGGCCTACCTGGTGCTCCTTATCGCTATCCTGAGTCGTGTGTTGCCGCGGTTGCTGCACATCACCGGCGGCAATGTGACCACCGTGGGCGCGTCCCTCTTGTTCTTTGGCGCATGCCTGGCCAGCGGAAAGCGCTGGCATGCAGCTTTCGCCGTGGTAGCCCTTGCAGCCACGGACTGGTGGCTTACCGTCTTCGGTTATGGCTACAGCTTCCACCTCAGCGGCTATCTCGTCACGTGGCTCTGGTATGCCGCGGTAATTCTCGCGGCTTCTGTCGCGCTGCATCGCAAACACACATGGCTCGGCGTGGGCATGAGCGCGCTGGCCTCTGCCACCAGCTTCTTCCTGCTGAGCAATGTTGTGGTCTTCCTGCGCAGCGGCATGTATCCGCACACTGTGGACGGCCTCATCGCCTGCTACGCAGCAGCCGTACCGTTCTATCAGAACGACCTGATCTCCACGCTGCTGTTCTCTGGCCTGTTCTTCCTCCTGCCCACCACCGAAAGCATTCCGGGACTGGTCGGTACGTCCTTCCGCAGGAATGCGGCGTAA
- the queD gene encoding 6-carboxytetrahydropterin synthase QueD encodes MFEVTVESHFSSGHYLRDYHGKCENPHGHNYRVLVTLSGKELEPNGLLLDFKILKDILKPVVNYLDHQMINDLEPFTRVNPSAENLAKYFFDETNTRLADVTKGRVRVKSSTIFETNTSQATYSE; translated from the coding sequence ATGTTTGAAGTAACCGTCGAATCTCATTTCTCCTCCGGGCACTACCTGCGCGACTATCACGGCAAATGCGAGAACCCGCACGGCCACAACTATCGCGTGCTGGTAACGCTTTCCGGTAAAGAGCTGGAGCCGAACGGATTGCTGTTGGACTTCAAGATCCTGAAAGACATCCTGAAGCCCGTGGTGAACTATCTGGACCACCAGATGATCAACGACCTTGAGCCGTTCACCCGCGTGAATCCCTCCGCGGAAAATCTCGCGAAGTACTTCTTCGATGAAACGAACACCCGCCTCGCAGACGTAACCAAAGGCCGCGTGCGCGTGAAGAGCAGCACCATCTTCGAAACCAACACATCGCAGGCGACCTACTCGGAGTAA
- a CDS encoding 7-carboxy-7-deazaguanine synthase QueE, with protein MRLIELYKSVQGESSFTGVPCIFVRFAGCNLRCSWCDSEYTFTGGQPFTEDEVIAQIEALACPLIEFTGGEPMLHAKDLLPLMQRLLNDEKTKYTLMIETSGERPLEEVPTAVHKIVDVKCPGSGSAFGSFRMSNLDTLTARDEVKFVLRDRSDYEFARDFIRKHLAAKIAAGTLGHILLSPAFIQQPSPLRTADNMELDARDLVQWMLDDLLPARLSLQVHKFIWEPQKKGV; from the coding sequence GTGCGCCTCATCGAGCTTTACAAATCCGTTCAGGGCGAATCGTCGTTTACCGGCGTGCCATGCATCTTCGTGCGTTTTGCAGGCTGCAACCTGCGCTGCTCCTGGTGCGATAGCGAATACACCTTCACCGGCGGCCAGCCGTTCACGGAAGACGAAGTCATCGCGCAGATCGAAGCACTTGCGTGCCCGCTGATCGAGTTCACCGGCGGTGAACCCATGCTGCACGCGAAAGATCTGCTGCCGCTGATGCAGCGGCTGCTCAACGACGAAAAAACGAAATATACACTGATGATCGAAACCAGCGGCGAACGCCCGTTGGAAGAAGTCCCCACAGCCGTCCACAAGATCGTCGATGTGAAATGCCCCGGCAGCGGCAGCGCCTTCGGTTCGTTCCGCATGAGCAACCTCGACACACTCACCGCACGCGATGAAGTGAAGTTCGTTCTACGCGACCGCAGCGACTACGAATTTGCACGGGACTTCATCCGCAAACATCTCGCCGCGAAGATCGCCGCAGGAACGCTGGGCCACATCCTGCTTTCGCCCGCATTTATCCAGCAGCCATCGCCGCTGCGCACCGCAGACAACATGGAGCTGGACGCACGCGACCTGGTGCAGTGGATGCTGGACGACCTCCTGCCAGCGCGCCTCTCCCTGCAGGTGCACAAGTTCATCTGGGAGCCGCAAAAGAAGGGCGTCTAG